From Achromobacter spanius, a single genomic window includes:
- a CDS encoding LysR substrate-binding domain-containing protein, which yields MRLPLNTLPAFRVVAELQNLRAAAERLHLTHSAVSQQIKVLEEQIGFPLFERSGRGIVLNSAGAALLCSVQGAMALLDEGLMAASAAASGREQRLRVSVLPSFAQRWLLPRMARWRARHPELALEIETSQQLVDLARDGFHAALRIGQGPWAGVESEPLFDVPLPLIVLASPETMDALPDNSPETLARQPLLGERELWQHWFAAAGFPTPVTPVASFNDAGMMLQAAEQGLGITLGRELLAADALCAGRLVQVSPVRVHYELGQTYHLVYRPSLRDWAPLNAFKQWLRDELEMSRQTLVTSKPEDES from the coding sequence ATGCGCTTGCCGCTGAACACCCTCCCCGCTTTTCGCGTTGTCGCGGAACTGCAGAACCTGCGCGCTGCAGCCGAGCGGCTGCACCTGACACATAGCGCCGTGAGCCAGCAGATCAAGGTGCTGGAGGAGCAGATCGGCTTTCCGCTTTTCGAGCGAAGCGGCCGCGGCATTGTGTTGAACTCCGCTGGCGCGGCGCTGTTGTGCAGCGTGCAAGGGGCCATGGCGTTGCTTGATGAGGGTTTGATGGCGGCGAGTGCGGCGGCTAGTGGACGCGAACAACGGTTGCGCGTGTCGGTATTGCCGTCGTTTGCGCAGCGCTGGCTGTTGCCGCGCATGGCGCGGTGGCGCGCACGGCATCCGGAGCTGGCGCTGGAGATCGAGACGTCCCAGCAACTGGTCGACCTGGCGCGGGACGGGTTTCATGCCGCGCTGCGGATCGGGCAAGGGCCGTGGGCCGGCGTGGAGTCGGAGCCGCTGTTTGACGTGCCGTTGCCGCTGATCGTGCTGGCTTCGCCCGAGACGATGGACGCCCTGCCCGACAATTCACCCGAAACGCTGGCGCGCCAACCTTTGCTTGGCGAACGCGAGCTCTGGCAGCATTGGTTCGCGGCGGCCGGGTTTCCGACGCCGGTCACGCCCGTGGCGTCGTTCAATGATGCGGGGATGATGCTGCAGGCTGCCGAGCAGGGGCTGGGCATCACGCTCGGCCGCGAACTGCTGGCGGCGGATGCACTCTGTGCCGGGCGGCTTGTGCAGGTGTCACCCGTACGCGTGCATTACGAACTGGGGCAGACCTACCACCTGGTGTATCGGCCGAGCTTGCGGGATTGGGCACCGCTGAACGCGTTCAAGCAATGGCTGCGCGACGAACTGGAAATGTCACGCCAGACTCTGGTGACCTCAAAGCCCGAGGACGAAAGCTAG
- a CDS encoding LysR family transcriptional regulator gives MDVRALRYFVETVRHASFTQAARSLFVTQSTVSKMIRQLEEEAGTPLLIRDGHTARPTDTGRVMYQRGLQVLETMRQLSEEMRQTAELGRGALEVGIPPMINLLFTPVVKRFRELHPGIHLTLREGTGQAVEGLVASGELEVGATILPVAPDGGLAAQAFGSYPIWVIGPPDAPWAGKTSLPLNALREARLLIPTDDFAITRRLRQAFADAGLQPSIAAQSAHWDFLVAMASAGLGVALLPEPLMQRMKTRGLSTAKLAKSGIQWEVGHIWLQSGYLSFAARAWLQVCDAVLGKPRIRAARAPDRQPK, from the coding sequence ATGGACGTGCGCGCATTGCGGTATTTCGTCGAAACCGTCAGGCATGCCAGCTTCACGCAGGCGGCCAGATCGCTGTTTGTCACGCAGTCCACGGTCAGCAAGATGATCCGGCAGCTGGAAGAAGAAGCCGGCACGCCGCTTCTGATCCGTGACGGGCACACCGCCCGCCCCACCGATACCGGCCGGGTCATGTACCAGCGCGGCCTGCAGGTGCTGGAGACGATGCGCCAACTGTCCGAGGAAATGCGCCAGACCGCGGAACTGGGGCGCGGGGCGCTGGAGGTGGGCATTCCGCCGATGATCAATCTGCTGTTCACCCCGGTCGTCAAGCGATTCCGCGAATTGCATCCGGGCATCCACCTGACGCTGCGCGAAGGCACAGGCCAGGCGGTGGAAGGCCTGGTGGCCAGCGGCGAACTGGAGGTCGGCGCCACCATCTTGCCGGTCGCTCCTGACGGAGGCCTGGCCGCGCAGGCCTTTGGCAGCTACCCCATCTGGGTGATCGGACCGCCCGACGCGCCGTGGGCCGGAAAGACCTCGCTGCCACTGAATGCGCTGCGCGAAGCGCGCTTGCTGATTCCCACCGACGACTTCGCAATCACCCGGCGGTTGCGGCAGGCGTTTGCCGATGCTGGACTGCAGCCCAGCATCGCGGCGCAAAGCGCGCATTGGGATTTTCTGGTGGCGATGGCCTCGGCGGGACTGGGCGTGGCCCTCTTGCCCGAACCGCTGATGCAGCGGATGAAGACGCGGGGCCTGAGCACCGCGAAGCTCGCGAAGTCCGGCATTCAATGGGAAGTCGGCCATATCTGGCTGCAGTCCGGCTACCTGTCGTTTGCCGCTCGTGCATGGCTGCAGGTCTGCGACGCCGTGCTGGGCAAGCCCCGAATTCGGGCTGCACGCGCGCCCGATCGCCAACCGAAGTGA
- a CDS encoding acetyl-CoA hydrolase/transferase family protein: protein MPFDRIRNADLHARITSAEQAALLVQDGMTVGMSGFTRAGDCKSVPAALAARAEREPLAITLITGASLGHDTDKMLAQANALARRLPFQVDTTLRRKINQGEIAFIDQHLSETVEQLRAGHLGPINVAIIEAAAITESGAIVPTMSVGNSASFVQQADKIIVELNLSVPAAIEGLHDIYIPGDRPARQPIALMSADQRIGQTCIEVDPDRIAAIVITQEPDSPSNALPPDAETNAIAGHINQFLRGEVDAGRLTNALLPLQAGIGTIANAVLHGFESSDFEDLIMYSEVLQDSAIELLDQGKLAFASASSITVSKPVYEKILANMEHYRQRIVLRPQEISNAPEIVRRLGIIAINTALEFDIYGNVNSTHVGGTHMMNGIGGSGDFARNAHLAIFVTKSMAKNGDISSVVPMVSHVDHTEHDVDVLVTECGLADLRGLAPRERARAIIQNCVHPSYRDALQDYFDRACARGGQTPHLLEEAFSWHQRFNETDSMQPVAASARKAA, encoded by the coding sequence ATGCCTTTCGACCGGATCCGCAACGCCGACCTGCACGCCAGGATCACCTCAGCCGAACAGGCCGCCTTACTGGTTCAGGACGGAATGACCGTCGGAATGAGCGGATTCACGCGGGCAGGCGACTGTAAATCGGTGCCGGCCGCGCTGGCGGCGCGCGCCGAGCGTGAACCGCTGGCCATCACCTTGATCACGGGCGCCTCGCTCGGTCACGACACCGACAAGATGCTGGCGCAGGCCAATGCGCTTGCACGGCGTCTGCCGTTCCAGGTCGACACGACCCTGCGCCGCAAGATCAATCAAGGCGAAATCGCCTTCATCGACCAGCACTTGTCCGAGACGGTGGAACAACTGCGGGCGGGGCATCTGGGGCCCATCAACGTGGCCATCATCGAGGCCGCCGCCATCACCGAATCCGGCGCGATCGTGCCGACGATGTCGGTGGGCAATTCCGCGTCGTTCGTGCAGCAGGCCGACAAGATCATCGTCGAGCTGAACCTGAGCGTGCCTGCAGCCATCGAAGGCCTGCACGACATCTACATTCCGGGCGACCGTCCCGCCCGTCAGCCCATCGCCCTGATGTCCGCAGACCAGCGCATCGGCCAGACCTGCATCGAGGTCGATCCCGACCGCATCGCCGCCATCGTCATCACGCAGGAGCCCGACAGCCCCTCCAACGCGCTGCCGCCCGACGCCGAGACCAACGCGATCGCGGGACATATCAACCAATTCCTGCGCGGCGAAGTGGACGCAGGCCGCCTGACAAACGCGCTGCTGCCGCTCCAGGCAGGCATCGGCACCATCGCCAACGCGGTCCTCCACGGCTTCGAATCGTCTGATTTCGAGGACCTGATCATGTATTCCGAAGTGCTGCAGGACAGCGCCATCGAATTGCTTGACCAGGGCAAGCTGGCATTCGCCTCGGCGTCGTCCATCACCGTGTCCAAGCCCGTGTACGAGAAGATCCTCGCCAACATGGAGCACTATCGCCAACGCATCGTGCTGCGTCCGCAAGAAATCAGCAACGCGCCTGAAATCGTGCGGCGCCTTGGCATCATCGCCATCAACACGGCGCTGGAATTCGATATCTACGGCAATGTGAATTCCACGCACGTCGGCGGCACGCACATGATGAACGGCATCGGCGGCTCGGGCGATTTCGCGCGCAACGCCCACCTTGCGATCTTCGTGACCAAATCGATGGCCAAGAATGGCGACATCTCCAGCGTGGTGCCGATGGTGTCCCATGTCGACCACACGGAACACGATGTCGACGTGCTGGTCACGGAATGCGGTCTGGCTGACCTGCGCGGTCTGGCGCCGCGCGAGCGCGCCCGCGCCATCATCCAGAACTGCGTGCATCCTTCGTACCGGGACGCGCTCCAAGACTATTTCGATCGCGCGTGCGCACGCGGCGGCCAAACGCCGCACCTGCTGGAAGAAGCGTTTTCGTGGCACCAGCGGTTCAATGAGACCGACTCGATGCAGCCTGTCGCGGCATCGGCGCGCAAGGCTGCCTGA
- a CDS encoding DUF3772 domain-containing protein has protein sequence MIPTTHPLPFRARRLRAPNLAALLAALLLVFCFLPAFAAPPAAPADTEAVLAAARKQIDEIRKRIPDETDDAVLLKQRGEALDIQSKADAATEALTPQLASVTARLSELGTPPDGAKEAPDVAAQRAQLEKNSRALDAQIKLARLLSVDAGQTAEQISAQRRKQFQARLGERRDSFLSGQFWTEFRQEFPRDLGRLEALRDDLSTAVGQTPKWGWLLLAIVAGLAIALRVWVGRYLLQLTATRVPPGRLRRSFLAVALVALSVATPGVIALLIQTGLDWRSQLSDSTDSLLTNLVATVCFGGFVSGMGYALLSTNRPSWRLPPVSDIVANRLRWLPGTLGVLVVLIWLAERLPVLLDASLTTTITLTGIVGVLSMAMLAAVLSISRRLRRQVMQDSETPIPLWVSLMLAAIWTVLIVSLASLLLGYVAFGSFLVKQVLWVLIVLASAYLASTLVEDGFSTLLGTAHRDSAEGDGPSMRDQAAVLLSGLGRVAIGLLAIILVLAPFGEAPMDLVQRFDQLRKGLAIGEAQIRPGAVLQALIVLALSLLSVKMLKRWLSNRYLPTTELDPGMQLSAATLFGYGGFVLAVALSLSAAGIGLERVAWIASALSVGIGFGLQAVVQNFVSGLILLAERPVKVGDWVSLGGVEGDILRINVRATEIQMGDRSTVIVPNSEFVTKTVRNVTRSNPLGLVQIKLPMPLSTDAEQVRELMLQALADHEDVLESPAPNVFLDGIDAGHLIFNARGYVSSPRAAYGVRSALLFTVLKRLDEAKLEVSSPPTMLLASAPEPAQAPAPVAVPPPATP, from the coding sequence ATGATCCCGACCACGCACCCTCTGCCCTTTCGCGCCCGCCGACTCCGCGCGCCCAACCTGGCGGCGCTGCTTGCTGCGCTGCTGCTGGTGTTCTGCTTTCTGCCCGCCTTTGCCGCGCCGCCCGCCGCCCCTGCCGATACCGAGGCCGTACTCGCCGCGGCGCGCAAGCAGATTGACGAAATCCGCAAGCGGATCCCCGACGAAACGGACGACGCCGTGCTGCTCAAGCAGCGCGGCGAGGCGCTGGACATCCAGTCCAAGGCGGACGCCGCAACTGAAGCGCTGACGCCGCAACTGGCCAGCGTGACCGCCCGGCTGAGCGAACTGGGCACACCGCCGGATGGCGCCAAGGAAGCGCCTGATGTGGCGGCGCAGCGGGCGCAACTGGAAAAGAACAGCCGCGCGCTGGACGCGCAGATCAAGCTGGCGCGGCTGCTATCGGTGGATGCCGGCCAGACGGCCGAACAGATTTCAGCCCAGCGGCGCAAGCAGTTTCAGGCGCGCTTGGGCGAACGTCGCGATTCCTTCCTTTCTGGCCAGTTCTGGACCGAATTCCGCCAGGAGTTTCCCCGCGATCTGGGGCGTCTTGAGGCCTTGCGCGACGACCTGTCCACCGCCGTGGGTCAGACGCCGAAATGGGGATGGCTGCTGCTCGCCATCGTGGCGGGTCTGGCAATTGCGTTGCGCGTCTGGGTTGGCCGGTATCTGCTGCAGCTGACCGCGACGCGCGTGCCGCCCGGACGGCTGCGGCGTTCGTTCCTGGCCGTGGCCTTGGTGGCCTTGTCGGTCGCCACCCCCGGTGTGATTGCCCTGCTGATCCAGACCGGCCTGGACTGGCGGTCCCAGCTTTCGGACAGCACTGATTCGCTCCTGACCAATCTGGTGGCCACGGTCTGTTTCGGCGGTTTCGTGTCGGGGATGGGCTACGCGCTGCTGTCGACCAACCGTCCTTCGTGGCGCCTGCCGCCGGTCAGCGACATCGTGGCAAACCGCCTGCGCTGGCTTCCCGGCACGCTGGGCGTGCTGGTGGTCCTGATCTGGCTCGCAGAACGGCTGCCCGTGCTGCTGGACGCCAGTCTGACGACGACCATCACCCTGACGGGCATCGTGGGCGTGCTGAGCATGGCGATGCTTGCCGCCGTGCTGTCCATCAGCCGCCGCCTGCGCCGTCAGGTCATGCAGGACAGCGAAACGCCGATTCCGCTGTGGGTCTCGCTGATGCTGGCTGCCATATGGACGGTGCTGATCGTCAGCCTTGCCAGCCTGCTGCTGGGCTACGTGGCATTCGGCAGCTTCCTGGTCAAGCAGGTGCTGTGGGTGCTGATCGTGCTGGCTTCGGCCTATCTGGCATCGACGCTGGTCGAGGACGGGTTCAGCACCTTGCTGGGCACGGCGCACCGGGACAGCGCGGAAGGCGATGGGCCCAGCATGCGCGATCAGGCCGCGGTATTGCTGTCCGGCCTGGGCCGCGTGGCGATCGGGCTGCTTGCCATCATTCTGGTGCTGGCGCCATTTGGCGAAGCGCCGATGGATCTGGTGCAGCGCTTCGACCAGCTTCGCAAGGGCCTGGCGATCGGCGAGGCGCAAATCCGGCCCGGCGCGGTGCTGCAGGCGTTGATCGTGCTGGCGCTGTCGCTGCTGAGCGTGAAGATGCTCAAGCGCTGGCTGTCCAACCGCTATCTGCCCACCACGGAACTGGATCCGGGCATGCAGTTGTCTGCCGCGACGCTGTTCGGCTACGGCGGCTTCGTGCTGGCCGTGGCGTTGTCGCTGTCGGCCGCCGGGATCGGACTGGAACGGGTCGCGTGGATCGCCAGCGCGCTGTCCGTGGGTATCGGTTTCGGTCTTCAGGCGGTCGTGCAGAACTTCGTGTCGGGCCTGATCCTGCTGGCCGAGCGGCCGGTGAAGGTGGGCGACTGGGTGTCGCTGGGCGGCGTCGAAGGCGACATCCTGCGCATCAATGTGCGCGCCACCGAGATCCAGATGGGCGACCGTTCCACAGTGATCGTGCCGAACTCCGAATTCGTGACGAAAACGGTGCGCAACGTGACGCGGTCCAATCCGCTTGGCCTGGTGCAGATCAAGCTGCCCATGCCCCTGTCGACGGACGCCGAGCAGGTGCGCGAACTGATGCTGCAGGCGTTGGCGGATCACGAGGACGTGCTGGAGTCGCCGGCGCCCAACGTCTTCCTGGACGGTATCGACGCAGGCCATCTGATCTTCAATGCAAGGGGCTATGTGTCGTCGCCGCGTGCCGCGTACGGGGTGCGCAGCGCGCTGCTGTTCACGGTGCTCAAGCGCCTGGACGAGGCCAAGCTTGAAGTGTCGTCCCCGCCGACCATGCTGCTGGCGTCGGCGCCGGAACCCGCGCAGGCGCCTGCGCCCGTCGCGGTCCCGCCGCCCGCCACGCCCTGA
- a CDS encoding antibiotic biosynthesis monooxygenase family protein: MIQEIASIHVREGQEALFEAGVTQAKPLFLRAKGCHGMELYRSIEQPQRYTLVVDWETVENHMVDFRESADFQEWRKLVGGFFVEPPQVHHEQKVI; encoded by the coding sequence ATGATTCAGGAGATTGCCAGCATCCACGTCCGCGAAGGACAGGAGGCGCTGTTCGAAGCCGGTGTTACCCAGGCGAAGCCGCTGTTTCTGCGCGCCAAGGGTTGCCATGGCATGGAACTGTACCGCAGCATCGAGCAGCCGCAGCGCTACACGCTGGTGGTGGACTGGGAAACGGTCGAAAACCACATGGTGGATTTCCGGGAGTCGGCCGATTTCCAGGAGTGGCGCAAGCTTGTCGGCGGCTTTTTCGTTGAGCCGCCCCAAGTGCACCACGAACAGAAAGTGATCTGA
- a CDS encoding PolC-type DNA polymerase III, giving the protein MTHALQALGGPFIVADLETTGLSTASCEILEFAAVRVGEGGAVVNEYTQVVRTCGRVPAFISRLTGITQAEVDRDGIPVAQAFSSFLSFVEDLPVFFHNASFDRRFLSAAADQTGLPFPNATHCTLALARRAWPELPSHKLDILARHVGASQPTHRALADVRTTVAVALAASARLATA; this is encoded by the coding sequence TTGACGCACGCGCTGCAAGCGTTGGGCGGCCCCTTCATCGTCGCCGACCTGGAAACCACCGGCCTGTCCACCGCAAGCTGCGAAATTCTTGAATTTGCGGCAGTCAGAGTCGGCGAGGGTGGTGCGGTGGTGAACGAGTACACGCAAGTCGTGCGCACCTGCGGCCGTGTCCCTGCCTTCATTTCCCGCCTTACCGGCATCACGCAGGCCGAAGTCGATCGCGACGGCATTCCGGTCGCGCAGGCCTTCTCGTCGTTCCTGAGTTTTGTCGAGGATCTGCCGGTGTTCTTCCATAACGCCTCGTTCGACCGGCGCTTCCTCAGCGCGGCTGCGGACCAGACGGGGCTGCCTTTCCCGAATGCCACGCACTGCACGTTGGCGCTGGCGCGCCGCGCGTGGCCCGAATTGCCTTCGCACAAGCTCGACATCCTGGCGCGGCACGTCGGCGCCTCGCAGCCGACCCACCGGGCCTTGGCCGACGTGCGGACGACGGTTGCGGTCGCGTTGGCCGCCAGCGCTCGCCTGGCCACGGCGTAA
- a CDS encoding nucleotide pyrophosphohydrolase — protein MSDLEAIRLAVRQFTAEREWQQFHSPKNLAMALAGETGELVSLFQWLDEDESRNLPAARLADAADEIADVQMYLVALADQLGIDIAQAVAGKMVKNAQKYPADAFRRSARKYNEPPEE, from the coding sequence ATGTCCGATCTGGAAGCAATCCGGCTCGCCGTGCGTCAGTTCACGGCCGAACGCGAATGGCAGCAGTTTCATTCGCCCAAGAATCTGGCGATGGCGCTGGCAGGGGAAACGGGCGAGCTGGTCTCGTTGTTCCAGTGGCTGGATGAAGACGAGTCGCGCAATCTGCCCGCCGCCCGGCTTGCGGACGCCGCGGACGAGATCGCCGATGTGCAGATGTATCTGGTGGCGTTGGCGGACCAGTTGGGCATCGATATCGCGCAGGCGGTTGCCGGCAAGATGGTGAAGAACGCCCAGAAGTACCCGGCCGATGCGTTCCGGCGCAGCGCGCGCAAATACAACGAGCCGCCGGAAGAATAA